Proteins encoded together in one Telopea speciosissima isolate NSW1024214 ecotype Mountain lineage chromosome 4, Tspe_v1, whole genome shotgun sequence window:
- the LOC122657606 gene encoding uncharacterized protein LOC122657606, whose amino-acid sequence MPSSASSPVETASPASPKLSTPDEIADSQNSNVSDHPNVSSSEQDGEDGGGEEDDEDEEEGECGFCLFMKGGGCKDEFIAWENCIEEAESHKEDIVEKCFEVTGLLKKCMEAHSDYYEPVLKAEKAAEKEASEELEQETSTKQ is encoded by the coding sequence ATGCCGTCGTCAGCGTCAAGTCCCGTAGAAACCGCATCCCCTGCGAGTCCAAAACTTTCAACTCCTGATGAAATCGCAGATAGCCAAAATTCAAATGTCTCTGATCATCCGAATGTCTCCTCAAGTGAACAAGACGGTGAAGAcgggggaggagaagaagatgatgaggatgaggaagaGGGAGAGTGTGGTTTTTGCTTGTTCATgaagggaggtggatgtaaggATGAGTTCATCGCTTGGGAGAATTGCATCGAAGAAGCGGAAAGCCACAAGGAAGATATTGTAGAGAAGTGTTTCGAGGTAACGGGTTTGCTGAAAAAGTGTATGGAAGCCCACTCTGATTACTATGAGCCTGTACTCAAGGCAGAGAAGGCAGCTGAGAAAGAGGCATCCGAGGAATTGGAGCAAGAAACCTCTACCAAACAATAG